One region of Oxalobacteraceae bacterium OTU3CAMAD1 genomic DNA includes:
- a CDS encoding SIS domain-containing protein yields the protein MMLKEALSAADCVALQLAHDGDRYAELGRKLRSTSFSTALTIARGSSDHACAYAAYLIMARLGRVVASLPMSLVTLNKSPLITRDTLAISISQSGQSPDVVEPIKYFRDGGATTIALVNDIDSPLAHAAEWAMPLRAGKEQSVAATKSFITSLVAGARLVAAWQDDPELLEGLQALPESLRAATTEDWSPALEVLAPARNIMVVGRGISFPVALEASLKFKETSALQAEAFSGAEIKHGPMALIEEGYPLVIFATRGPTQAGLLQLASEMRGRGARVLLAAPADVAERDLTLPVAATPDLDPIVAIQTFYVMAAKLSAARGMDPDAPRHLSKVTKTN from the coding sequence ATGATGTTGAAAGAAGCCCTGTCCGCAGCTGATTGCGTGGCCCTGCAACTGGCCCACGATGGCGACCGTTACGCGGAGCTGGGCCGCAAATTGAGGAGCACCTCCTTCTCGACCGCGCTGACCATCGCGCGCGGTTCGTCGGACCACGCCTGCGCCTACGCCGCCTACCTGATCATGGCGCGCCTGGGCCGCGTGGTGGCGTCGCTGCCGATGTCGCTGGTGACGTTGAACAAATCGCCGCTGATCACCCGCGACACGCTGGCGATCTCGATCTCGCAATCGGGCCAGAGCCCGGACGTGGTCGAGCCGATCAAATACTTCCGCGACGGCGGCGCCACCACTATCGCGCTGGTCAACGACATCGATTCGCCGCTGGCGCACGCCGCCGAATGGGCCATGCCGCTGCGCGCAGGCAAAGAGCAAAGCGTGGCCGCGACCAAGAGCTTCATCACCAGCCTGGTCGCCGGCGCCCGCCTGGTGGCCGCGTGGCAGGACGATCCGGAGCTGCTGGAAGGCCTGCAGGCGCTGCCCGAGTCGCTGCGCGCCGCCACCACCGAGGACTGGTCCCCGGCGCTGGAGGTGCTGGCCCCGGCCCGCAACATCATGGTGGTCGGTCGCGGCATCAGCTTCCCGGTTGCGCTGGAAGCCTCGTTGAAGTTCAAGGAAACCTCGGCGCTGCAGGCGGAAGCGTTCAGCGGCGCGGAGATCAAGCACGGCCCGATGGCGCTGATCGAAGAAGGCTATCCGCTGGTGATCTTTGCCACGCGCGGTCCGACACAAGCCGGCCTGCTGCAACTGGCCAGCGAGATGCGCGGCCGTGGCGCCCGCGTGCTGCTGGCCGCGCCGGCCGACGTGGCCGAGCGCGACCTGACCTTGCCGGTGGCGGCGACGCCGGATCTCGATCCGATCGTGGCGATCCAGACCTTCTACGTGATGGCGGCGAAACTGTCGGCCGCGCGCGGCATGGACCCGGACGCGCCGCGCCACCTGAGCAAAGTCACCAAAACAAATTAA
- a CDS encoding ATPase — translation MIEFLIGVDGGGSGTRVRLARADGVELASGASGPSALSHGIAGAWAAVEDAATKAFAAADLDFPARSSIAIGLGLAGVHNRAWAAQFVAANPGYAHLALESDGHTTVLGAHAGLPGAIIALGTGSVGEVKPVRGPHVEVSGWGFPAGDEASGAWMGLRAANHLQQVLDGRKPDDAFAADVAEACGAAQGADLAQTRLSVQQWLAKATQTQYAQLARAVLRHGESNPTARAILLEAGREVERMADALDRSGALPIALCGGLGEPLRPYLPAATLARIVVAQGDSAAGALRLIQQRLKE, via the coding sequence ATGATCGAATTTTTAATCGGCGTTGACGGCGGAGGCAGTGGCACCAGGGTTCGCCTGGCGCGCGCCGACGGCGTCGAACTGGCAAGCGGCGCCAGCGGCCCCTCCGCCCTGTCGCACGGCATCGCCGGCGCCTGGGCGGCAGTCGAAGACGCCGCAACCAAAGCCTTCGCCGCCGCCGACCTCGATTTCCCCGCCAGGTCGTCCATCGCGATCGGCCTTGGGTTGGCCGGCGTGCATAATCGGGCCTGGGCGGCGCAGTTCGTCGCCGCCAACCCGGGTTATGCGCACCTGGCGCTGGAATCGGACGGCCATACCACCGTGCTCGGCGCCCACGCCGGCCTGCCGGGCGCGATCATCGCGCTGGGCACCGGCAGCGTCGGCGAGGTCAAACCGGTCCGGGGCCCGCATGTCGAAGTGAGCGGCTGGGGCTTCCCGGCCGGCGACGAGGCCAGCGGGGCCTGGATGGGACTGCGCGCGGCCAACCACCTGCAGCAAGTGCTCGACGGCCGCAAGCCGGACGACGCGTTCGCCGCCGACGTCGCGGAAGCCTGCGGCGCTGCCCAAGGCGCGGACCTCGCGCAGACGCGCCTATCGGTGCAGCAGTGGCTGGCCAAGGCCACGCAGACCCAATACGCGCAACTGGCGCGCGCGGTGCTGCGCCATGGCGAATCGAATCCCACTGCGCGCGCCATCCTGCTCGAAGCGGGACGCGAAGTGGAACGCATGGCCGACGCGCTCGATCGCAGCGGCGCGCTGCCAATCGCGTTGTGCGGCGGCCTGGGTGAGCCATTGCGCCCCTACCTGCCGGCGGCCACCCTGGCGCGCATCGTGGTTGCGCAAGGCGATTCGGCGGCCGGCGCGCTGCGGCTGATCCAACAACGATTGAAGGAGTAG
- a CDS encoding GntR family transcriptional regulator, with the protein MQLANKLSDGIVNGEWRANEALPSERVLSEMLNISRVTARKAIDMLCERGMLTRKRGSGTYITPKLEQPLSRLTSFSEELRERGFNAGSRWLQRDIGVASPVEVLSLGLSPNMPVARLKRLRTADDVVMAIETTTIPAQYMPNPHSVTDSLYGYLESKGTIPMRALQHIRAVNASVEQARLANIPAGAAMLHITRVSYLDNGAAVELTHSYCRSDYYEFVAESRR; encoded by the coding sequence ATGCAGCTGGCGAACAAGCTGTCCGACGGCATCGTCAACGGCGAGTGGCGCGCCAACGAGGCCTTGCCGTCCGAGCGCGTGCTGTCGGAGATGCTCAATATCTCGCGCGTCACCGCCCGCAAGGCGATCGACATGCTGTGCGAGCGCGGCATGCTGACCCGCAAGCGCGGCTCGGGCACCTACATCACGCCGAAACTGGAGCAGCCCTTGTCGCGACTGACCAGCTTTTCCGAGGAACTGCGGGAGCGCGGCTTCAACGCCGGGTCGCGCTGGCTGCAACGCGACATCGGCGTGGCCTCCCCGGTGGAGGTGCTGTCGCTCGGCCTCTCGCCCAACATGCCGGTGGCGCGCCTGAAGCGCCTGCGCACCGCCGACGACGTGGTGATGGCGATCGAGACGACCACCATCCCGGCCCAGTACATGCCCAACCCGCACAGCGTGACCGATTCGCTGTACGGCTACCTGGAATCGAAGGGCACGATCCCGATGCGCGCGTTGCAGCATATCCGCGCCGTCAACGCCAGCGTGGAACAAGCGCGCCTGGCCAACATACCTGCGGGTGCCGCCATGCTGCACATCACCCGCGTCAGTTATCTCGACAACGGCGCAGCGGTGGAACTGACCCACTCGTATTGCCGTAGTGATTATTATGAATTCGTAGCGGAGTCGCGCAGATGA
- a CDS encoding MFS transporter: MDHNNQNIRNPKFWVPSLYLAQGLPFFAVAIVANQMLKSMGMPNSDINRWTALIGFAWVFKPLWSPFLELASSKKLIVVTFQIFGGVCLGGVALALHAPFWFAACMAMLALVAISAATHDIACDGLYITSLDEKGQAQYAGWTGTFFNAGKFLTTGGLLVLAGHFEQTIGVVPAWTICFLILAAVMVGLGLYNSWALPQSKNAVSTGTNAAAIARTLWEVIVEFFKKPGIWVSILFIILFRAGEAQVQSIGPLFLREARHLGGLGLSTAEVGAVYGTVGTVAFLVGSIAGGYFTSWLSLKRAILWLILAVNLPNAAFYLLSYFQPTDLAVIGAALSIEMFGYGFGFVGLILYMMQVVAPGKYQTAHYAFATGIMQLGFVLFKLFSGDIQIALGYQHFFIWVMLCAIPVAILSQIIPMTARAQREPEPVVARPAHG, encoded by the coding sequence GTGGACCACAACAATCAAAACATCCGCAATCCGAAGTTCTGGGTGCCCAGCCTCTATCTGGCGCAAGGCCTGCCGTTCTTCGCGGTGGCCATCGTCGCCAACCAGATGTTAAAGAGCATGGGCATGCCCAATAGCGACATCAATCGCTGGACCGCCTTGATCGGCTTCGCGTGGGTGTTTAAACCGTTGTGGAGTCCCTTCCTCGAACTGGCCAGCAGCAAAAAACTGATCGTGGTCACCTTCCAGATCTTCGGCGGCGTATGTCTCGGCGGCGTCGCGCTGGCGTTGCACGCGCCGTTCTGGTTCGCCGCGTGCATGGCGATGCTTGCGCTGGTGGCCATCTCGGCGGCCACGCACGATATCGCCTGCGATGGCCTGTATATCACCAGCCTCGATGAAAAAGGCCAGGCGCAATACGCCGGCTGGACCGGCACCTTCTTCAACGCCGGGAAGTTCCTCACCACCGGCGGGCTGCTGGTGCTGGCCGGGCACTTCGAGCAAACCATCGGCGTGGTGCCCGCGTGGACCATCTGCTTCCTCATCCTGGCTGCGGTCATGGTCGGCCTCGGGCTTTACAACAGTTGGGCGCTGCCCCAGTCGAAGAACGCGGTAAGCACCGGCACCAACGCCGCCGCCATCGCCCGCACGCTGTGGGAAGTGATCGTCGAGTTCTTCAAAAAGCCCGGCATCTGGGTCTCGATCCTGTTCATCATCCTGTTCCGCGCCGGCGAGGCGCAGGTGCAGTCGATCGGCCCCTTGTTCCTGCGCGAGGCGCGCCACCTTGGCGGCCTTGGCCTCAGCACGGCCGAAGTGGGCGCCGTCTACGGCACGGTGGGAACGGTGGCCTTCCTGGTGGGCAGCATCGCCGGCGGCTACTTCACCTCGTGGCTGAGCCTCAAGCGCGCCATCCTGTGGCTGATCCTCGCCGTCAACCTGCCCAACGCCGCCTTCTATTTGCTGTCTTACTTCCAGCCGACCGACCTGGCGGTGATCGGCGCGGCGCTTAGCATCGAGATGTTCGGCTACGGCTTCGGCTTCGTCGGCCTGATTCTGTACATGATGCAGGTGGTCGCGCCGGGCAAATACCAGACCGCGCACTACGCCTTCGCGACCGGCATCATGCAGCTCGGCTTTGTCCTGTTCAAATTATTCAGCGGCGACATCCAGATAGCGCTCGGCTACCAGCACTTCTTCATCTGGGTGATGCTGTGCGCGATCCCGGTGGCCATCCTGTCGCAGATCATTCCGATGACCGCGCGCGCGCAGCGCGAGCCGGAGCCGGTGGTTGCGCGACCAGCGCACGGTTGA
- a CDS encoding glycoside hydrolase family 18 protein produces MKLHAGAVFAATVIAAFSSSSAMADEVIGYYPGWKSATYPVTAVNVGADKLTMALYAFIDMCWDGKHGNPEPSINDEAPCQDAAGDPVSANGALVFGNAVSDGANLRALVALKKQYPKFKVVVSVGGWNWSNRFSDVADSAAARANFVASSVKLMRRFGLDGIDIDWEYPTEVGVPCVAGRVCARPQDKPNYIKLVRELRTAFDAAGKKDGKHYSITIASGANANFVNDGAAGSGWMKELAQSLDWINIMTYDYHAPWEKTTGHLAALSGDPKDPVVDKGLYAQASVQRYLDAGIPADKLVMGVPFYGYGWKGCAPGPAGDGQYQLCEGGATGGADGGNAYGFSHLLKQGILTPSFEGGNGYKRYWNASAKVPYLYNAKEQIWITYEDQESLKGKASYIRSKKLRGAMFWELAADGEHQLLQTLSSAMKR; encoded by the coding sequence ATGAAACTACACGCCGGCGCAGTGTTCGCGGCAACTGTCATCGCAGCTTTTTCGTCATCGTCCGCCATGGCCGATGAAGTGATCGGCTATTACCCCGGCTGGAAGTCGGCGACGTATCCGGTCACCGCCGTCAACGTCGGCGCCGACAAGTTGACGATGGCGCTGTACGCGTTCATCGACATGTGCTGGGACGGCAAGCATGGCAACCCGGAACCTTCCATCAATGACGAGGCGCCCTGCCAGGATGCCGCCGGCGATCCGGTGTCGGCCAACGGCGCGCTGGTGTTCGGCAACGCGGTCTCGGACGGCGCCAATCTGCGCGCGCTGGTGGCGTTGAAGAAGCAGTATCCGAAGTTCAAGGTGGTAGTGTCGGTCGGGGGCTGGAATTGGTCGAACCGGTTTTCCGATGTCGCCGATTCGGCCGCCGCGCGCGCCAATTTCGTCGCCTCGTCGGTGAAGCTGATGCGCCGCTTCGGTCTGGACGGCATCGACATCGACTGGGAATATCCAACCGAGGTTGGCGTGCCCTGCGTGGCGGGCAGGGTGTGCGCGCGGCCGCAGGACAAGCCGAACTACATCAAGCTGGTACGCGAGCTGCGTACCGCCTTCGACGCGGCCGGCAAGAAGGACGGCAAGCATTACAGCATCACGATCGCGTCGGGCGCCAACGCCAACTTCGTCAACGACGGCGCGGCGGGCAGCGGATGGATGAAGGAGCTGGCGCAAAGCCTAGACTGGATCAACATCATGACCTACGACTACCACGCGCCGTGGGAGAAAACCACCGGCCACTTGGCGGCGCTGAGCGGCGACCCGAAAGATCCGGTGGTCGACAAAGGGTTGTACGCGCAGGCGTCGGTGCAGCGCTATCTGGACGCCGGCATCCCGGCGGACAAGCTGGTGATGGGCGTGCCGTTTTACGGGTATGGCTGGAAGGGTTGCGCGCCGGGTCCGGCGGGCGATGGGCAGTATCAGCTGTGCGAAGGCGGCGCGACCGGCGGCGCCGATGGCGGCAACGCCTATGGTTTCAGCCATTTGCTGAAGCAGGGGATATTGACGCCTTCGTTCGAGGGCGGTAACGGCTACAAGCGGTATTGGAACGCGTCGGCCAAGGTGCCGTACCTGTACAACGCCAAGGAGCAGATCTGGATCACCTACGAGGACCAGGAATCGCTGAAAGGGAAGGCGAGCTACATCCGGTCGAAGAAACTGCGCGGGGCGATGTTCTGGGAGTTGGCAGCCGATGGCGAGCACCAGCTGTTGCAAACGCTGTCGTCGGCGATGAAACGTTGA
- the nagZ gene encoding beta-N-acetylhexosaminidase: protein MTQTHNDLRKIAGQLIMIRFPGTVLDAATADFLKANSIRAVCLFRGNMTDSEQLGKLTADLRAVMGPESLIAIDQEGGAVVRSTWVPAPPAAMGLGAADDTDLAYRTGAAVARAVKALGFNWNFAPVLDLNNNPHNPVIAERSFGAEPQRAAELAMAWMAGSHAEGVACCVKHFPGHGDTNVDSHRDLPTVNKPVEELDRLELAPFRIASAAAPAMMTAHIVYPTLDPDNPATMSRRILTGLLRDEWKYKGIVITDGMDMHAIAGRYGVGNAAVRALTAGADMVMALGTPETQDETLNSIAAALASGELTSQDVQQRLDRLSALALAYPCKPRSYKEDAADRDVMAEGWCRALTAYGQPRRPAKGAHVRLVVRQDVVSDGVSEAGVPAETVAASLRRLYDVELVTFADAETFDWSALPRDGRFTMLASTSRLRYGEHARATWRPDLHLALWNPYQALDIQAPALMTYGFAKPALDAVNLWLADELPATGRAPVPGFE from the coding sequence ATGACCCAAACCCACAACGATCTGCGGAAAATCGCGGGCCAACTGATCATGATCCGCTTCCCCGGCACGGTGCTGGACGCGGCCACCGCCGACTTCCTGAAGGCGAACAGCATCCGCGCCGTCTGCCTTTTCCGGGGCAACATGACCGACTCCGAACAACTGGGCAAGCTGACGGCCGACCTGCGCGCGGTCATGGGACCGGAATCGCTGATCGCCATCGACCAGGAAGGCGGCGCCGTGGTCCGCTCGACCTGGGTGCCGGCGCCGCCTGCGGCCATGGGCCTGGGCGCGGCCGACGACACCGACCTGGCCTACCGCACCGGCGCCGCCGTGGCGCGCGCCGTCAAGGCATTGGGCTTCAACTGGAACTTCGCGCCGGTGCTGGACCTGAATAACAACCCGCACAATCCGGTCATCGCCGAACGCTCCTTCGGCGCCGAACCACAGCGCGCCGCCGAACTGGCGATGGCGTGGATGGCCGGCAGCCATGCCGAAGGCGTGGCCTGCTGCGTCAAGCACTTCCCCGGCCACGGCGACACCAACGTCGATTCGCACCGCGACCTGCCGACCGTGAACAAGCCGGTGGAGGAACTGGACCGCCTGGAACTGGCGCCGTTCCGGATCGCGTCGGCGGCCGCGCCGGCGATGATGACCGCGCACATCGTCTACCCGACCCTGGACCCGGACAACCCGGCCACGATGTCGCGCCGCATCCTCACAGGCCTGCTGCGCGACGAGTGGAAGTACAAAGGCATCGTCATCACCGACGGCATGGACATGCACGCCATCGCCGGCCGCTACGGCGTGGGCAACGCGGCGGTGCGCGCGCTGACCGCCGGCGCCGACATGGTGATGGCCCTCGGCACGCCGGAAACGCAGGACGAAACGCTGAACTCCATCGCGGCGGCGCTAGCCTCCGGCGAGCTGACATCGCAAGACGTCCAGCAGCGCCTGGACCGCTTGTCGGCGCTGGCGCTGGCCTATCCGTGCAAACCGCGCTCGTACAAGGAAGACGCTGCCGACCGCGACGTCATGGCCGAAGGCTGGTGCCGCGCGCTGACGGCCTACGGCCAGCCGCGCCGCCCCGCCAAGGGCGCGCACGTCCGACTGGTGGTGCGCCAGGACGTCGTCAGCGACGGCGTATCGGAAGCCGGCGTGCCGGCCGAAACGGTGGCCGCCTCGCTGCGCCGCCTGTACGACGTCGAACTGGTGACCTTCGCCGACGCCGAGACCTTCGACTGGAGCGCCCTGCCCCGCGACGGCCGCTTCACGATGCTGGCCTCGACCTCGCGCCTGCGCTACGGCGAGCACGCGCGCGCCACCTGGCGTCCCGACCTGCATCTGGCGTTGTGGAACCCGTACCAGGCGCTCGACATCCAGGCGCCCGCGCTGATGACCTACGGCTTCGCCAAACCGGCGCTGGACGCGGTCAACCTGTGGCTGGCCGACGAACTGCCAGCCACCGGTCGCGCGCCGGTGCCGGGCTTCGAATAA
- the nagA gene encoding N-acetylglucosamine-6-phosphate deacetylase, with the protein MSSAIKGNILTSAGWIRGEVTFDERVIAITGGGIDPALNADDYIIPGFIDLHVHGGGGKDVMEGGDAVRTIAAIHARHGTTSMLATTMTAPPEDIDLALAGIGKAAAQRGKGEARVLGAHLEGPYINSGKLGAQPNYARSAKLADVERLETLAPLKLITVAPEIDGHLELVKELSDAGMRVQIGHTLGSYEDGKAALENGAHGFTHLFNAMTGLHHREPGMVGAALAHAQYAELIPDLLHVHPGAIKTALRCIPRLYCVTDSTSATGMPDGEYMLGRQVVHKCMGGVRLPDGTLAGSTLTMDQALRNLVGLGLDLADASARVSTYAADYLGLQERGRVAPGAYADFVVLDRDLNLKAVYIEGELL; encoded by the coding sequence ATGAGCAGTGCAATCAAAGGCAATATCCTTACGTCGGCGGGCTGGATCCGCGGCGAAGTCACATTCGACGAACGCGTGATCGCCATCACCGGCGGCGGCATCGATCCGGCCCTCAACGCCGACGACTACATCATCCCCGGCTTCATCGACCTGCACGTGCACGGCGGCGGCGGCAAGGACGTGATGGAAGGCGGCGACGCGGTCCGCACCATCGCCGCCATCCACGCGCGGCACGGCACCACCAGCATGCTGGCGACCACCATGACGGCGCCGCCGGAGGATATCGACCTCGCGCTGGCCGGCATCGGCAAGGCCGCCGCCCAGCGTGGCAAAGGCGAAGCGCGCGTGCTCGGCGCCCACCTCGAAGGCCCGTACATCAACTCCGGCAAGCTCGGTGCGCAGCCCAACTACGCGCGCTCGGCCAAGCTGGCCGACGTCGAACGCCTCGAAACGCTGGCGCCCCTGAAACTGATCACCGTGGCGCCGGAAATCGACGGCCACCTGGAACTGGTCAAGGAATTGTCGGACGCCGGCATGCGGGTGCAGATCGGCCACACGCTGGGCTCCTACGAGGACGGCAAGGCGGCGCTGGAAAACGGCGCCCACGGCTTCACCCACCTGTTCAACGCGATGACCGGCCTGCACCACCGCGAGCCGGGCATGGTCGGCGCGGCGCTGGCCCACGCGCAGTACGCCGAACTGATACCGGACCTTCTGCACGTGCACCCTGGCGCCATCAAGACCGCGCTGCGGTGCATTCCGCGTCTGTACTGCGTGACCGATTCCACCTCCGCCACCGGCATGCCGGACGGCGAATATATGCTGGGCCGCCAGGTCGTTCACAAGTGCATGGGCGGCGTGCGCCTGCCCGACGGCACCCTGGCCGGCAGCACCCTCACCATGGACCAGGCGCTGCGCAACCTGGTCGGACTCGGCCTCGATCTGGCGGATGCCTCGGCACGGGTCTCAACGTATGCGGCCGACTATCTCGGCCTGCAAGAGCGGGGCCGCGTGGCCCCCGGCGCCTACGCCGACTTCGTGGTGCTCGACCGTGACCTGAACCTCAAAGCCGTCTATATCGAAGGAGAATTGTTGTGA
- a CDS encoding PEP-CTERM sorting domain-containing protein (PEP-CTERM proteins occur, often in large numbers, in the proteomes of bacteria that also encode an exosortase, a predicted intramembrane cysteine proteinase. The presence of a PEP-CTERM domain at a protein's C-terminus predicts cleavage within the sorting domain, followed by covalent anchoring to some some component of the (usually Gram-negative) cell surface. Many PEP-CTERM proteins exhibit an unusual sequence composition that includes large numbers of potential glycosylation sites. Expression of one such protein has been shown restore the ability of a bacterium to form floc, a type of biofilm.): MKSVSARLLAFCMLFWVAISAHAQYAVAHGQGVDYYYDTGMYSVPTVIGNQVEFDIIMHSEVGYPSAYRSDRFQIYAVSQTGYLLNGAMTIGVEGTMQWPSSSTFGAPDATARISLNTFLYPGTVSGVDDRFYPTDVNGFDNHVEASVNPRGDFNTSGSYSGYAVAGASGLYHTLGLTNVAEISTYENWDAYVTLDKLRFDLGTQYAGPVPEPESYLTMAAGLLMLGATLKRRNRKA; the protein is encoded by the coding sequence ATGAAAAGTGTGTCAGCAAGATTGCTCGCGTTTTGCATGCTGTTTTGGGTAGCGATATCGGCCCATGCGCAGTACGCGGTCGCGCATGGTCAGGGCGTCGATTATTACTACGACACGGGGATGTATAGCGTGCCGACGGTGATTGGCAACCAGGTGGAGTTCGACATTATCATGCATTCGGAAGTGGGCTATCCCTCTGCCTACCGCAGCGACCGTTTCCAGATCTACGCGGTGTCGCAAACGGGCTATTTATTGAACGGGGCCATGACGATCGGTGTCGAGGGAACGATGCAATGGCCGAGCAGCAGCACGTTCGGCGCGCCGGACGCCACTGCCAGAATCAGCCTCAACACCTTTTTGTACCCGGGTACCGTTTCCGGCGTGGATGATCGGTTTTATCCTACCGATGTTAACGGTTTCGATAACCACGTCGAAGCCTCGGTCAACCCAAGGGGGGATTTCAACACCTCCGGCAGCTACAGCGGCTATGCCGTCGCCGGCGCCTCTGGCCTTTACCATACGCTTGGCCTGACCAACGTCGCTGAAATCAGCACCTACGAAAACTGGGACGCGTACGTCACTCTCGACAAGCTGCGATTCGATCTTGGCACGCAGTATGCCGGTCCGGTCCCTGAGCCGGAGAGTTACCTGACGATGGCGGCCGGTTTGCTCATGCTCGGCGCTACCCTGAAGCGACGCAACCGGAAGGCATAA
- a CDS encoding cupin-like domain-containing protein has translation MHPTPQPIPEWRDVDARVFHEQILPLHRPAVMRGVVRDWPVVAHALTSPAAVSGYLKSFDSGVDVNAIMTPPAAQGLVTYSDDVSAFSFVRNRLPMSDIIDQLMRYLPAGVRAPALAAQSAVIAECLPGFLAENRLPLLGPEVQPRIWLGNHITVPAHFDEAQNIAACVSGRRRFTLFPPEQVGNLYVGPLDYTPAGAPISMASRAQPDFDKYPRFRDALAAAQVAELEPGDAIYIPAIWWHQVESIGQLNILVNYWWGGSHTASDRSMSPSNALMHCLLNMKDLEPQVLQAWRAMFEHFVFNSDPQRLDHIPEQRRGALGAMSPEEVRRFKEVLIAQLQK, from the coding sequence ATGCACCCAACTCCGCAACCGATACCCGAGTGGCGCGATGTCGACGCCCGCGTCTTCCATGAGCAGATCCTGCCGCTGCACCGTCCCGCCGTGATGCGCGGCGTGGTGCGCGACTGGCCTGTCGTCGCGCACGCGCTGACATCGCCGGCGGCGGTCAGCGGCTACCTCAAGTCCTTCGACAGCGGCGTCGATGTCAACGCCATCATGACGCCGCCCGCCGCGCAGGGGCTGGTGACCTATAGCGACGACGTCAGCGCGTTCAGCTTCGTGCGCAACCGACTGCCGATGTCCGACATTATCGACCAGTTGATGCGCTACCTGCCGGCCGGCGTCCGCGCGCCCGCGCTGGCGGCGCAAAGCGCGGTCATCGCCGAATGCCTGCCGGGCTTTTTGGCGGAGAACCGGCTGCCGCTGCTGGGACCCGAGGTGCAACCGCGCATCTGGCTGGGCAATCACATCACGGTCCCGGCCCACTTCGACGAGGCGCAGAATATCGCGGCCTGCGTCAGCGGCCGGCGGCGCTTCACCTTGTTCCCGCCCGAGCAGGTCGGCAACCTGTATGTCGGCCCGCTCGACTACACGCCGGCCGGCGCGCCGATCAGCATGGCCTCGCGCGCGCAACCGGACTTCGACAAGTACCCGCGCTTTCGCGACGCGCTGGCGGCCGCGCAGGTGGCCGAGCTGGAACCGGGCGACGCGATTTACATTCCCGCGATCTGGTGGCACCAGGTCGAGTCGATCGGCCAGTTGAACATCCTGGTCAACTACTGGTGGGGCGGATCGCACACCGCCAGCGATCGCAGCATGTCGCCATCGAACGCCTTGATGCACTGCCTGTTGAACATGAAGGATCTGGAGCCGCAGGTGCTGCAGGCCTGGCGGGCGATGTTCGAGCATTTTGTTTTCAATTCCGACCCGCAGCGGTTGGACCATATTCCCGAGCAGCGGCGCGGCGCGCTGGGCGCGATGTCGCCCGAAGAGGTGCGCCGCTTCAAAGAAGTTTTGATCGCGCAGCTGCAAAAATAA